One Mus pahari chromosome 10, PAHARI_EIJ_v1.1, whole genome shotgun sequence genomic window, TTCCTAATTCTGAATGTGACTTCTGTCTTTCAGATCCTGGTAGAAGAGAATGAACactaaaaatatttccttcattACTGAGTTTATCCTGGTTGGCTTAACAGAATATACAGAGACCcatttcccctttttcttcttcttcctaggCATCTATGCTATCACAGTTGCAGGAAACCTGGGCCTGCTCACTCTGATTGGAATGAATTCCCCTCTTCACACTCCTATGTACTACTTCCTCTTTAATTTATCTTTCATTGATCTCTGTTACTCTACTGTTATCACTCCAAAACTGTTGGTAAACTTTGTTTCTGAGAGGAACACAATTTCCTATGAAGGATGCATGACTCAGCtctatttcttctgcttctttgttaGTGCAGAATGCTACATGTTGACAGTGATGGCatatgatcgctatgtggccatctgtaagcCCCTGTTGTACACTGTTACCATGTCCCCTCAGGTCTGCTCTCTGTTGACTCTCATTGTATATGTGGGAGCATTTATTGGTGCATGGGCCCATACAGGGTGCATGATGAGGCTGACCTTCTGTAAGGACAACACTATCAACCATTACATGTGTGACATCCTTCCTCTGCTAGAGCTTTCCTGCAGTAACACTTACATTAATGAGCTTGTAGTATTCATTGTTGTAGGTTTGGATGTAGGTGTGCCCAGCATCACCATCATTGTTTCTTACACATTCATTCTTTCTAGCATCCTTCACATCCAATCCACTGAAGGAAGGTCTAAGGCTTTCAGCACCTGTAGCTCACATATTattgtggtttctgttttctttgggtcAGGGGCATTTATGTACCTCCATCCTTCCTCCGCTTTGTCCATGGACCAAGGGAAAGTGTCCACTGTATTCTACACCATTGTGGTACCCATGCTCAATCCTTTGATATACAGCTTCAGGAACAAGGAGGTCAAGATTGCCCTGAGAAAAACCTTGAGTATCAAAATATTCTCCTGAGTTGGGGATAATATTGGTTACTAAAGAGAATACCAGCTTCTCttgaaatatgaagacaaaggaAGGGTCAAATACAGAACACTGGTTTTGGAGCTGACTTGGTCTGGAACTTTGGAAAATAagaatatcatatcatctgacaGGGTTATTAGAAAATACAAGTTAATACTAGGTAATActggttttgaaattttgtttcttcttctctccttttatttttccattttcccttcctttttataCTCAtggtgttcctcctgcctcagcctcctgatggAAAGGATTACAGTAATAAAAGGCCATATCTGCTTGTTTTTCTGCAGTTATATCTTATGATCTCCCCAGTGTTTCCTACTTGTGTTTTATGGGTAATTGCAGCATCTTTTCCAGCATAAGTACCAGTTAATTATTGTTAAAATATTATCACCATGTAAAGAATCCCCTCTGAGataaatgattttatataaacTTCAAATCTATAAGTGTCATTGTTGCAAAGCTGAATTCTCGCTAGGCATCTGAACTTAACACAtggaaaataatctttaaaatgtgtacatttgtgtaaatatttactattactattttCATGTTGCTAAAAGATCTTACACattatagtatatattaatattaaataaaatggtattttaaaatttagtatgtaatagcataaaaataatgattataataTTAATTTCACATAATTAATcaattatgtttattatataaaatgtctCAATAAATTTCAGGTATTTAttacatcaaaatatttttatatcataaacTGTAATATAATAAACTATAACAATGTAGTTTATAATTATTCAAACTATACTTAATTAACTCTGCTTTTCCACTTTTCCAACTCACCCCAGATTCTCCCTAAGTACCTGCCTATGGTTCAAACTTAAGTTTAtttctctgtctcaaaacaaaaaagtcaaaacaaacaaacaaacaaaaaacaaaatgccagagcaaaacaaaacagaaagtttaTTTGTTACATACATGGACACAGTTTGTATCCACTTAACTAAGGACACCAACTCACTAAACTTTCAACCCAGAATGTATCCTGCATAAAAGATGGAATAGAGACAGAGCTCATGGTCAACCAATGAATGGTCCAACACCAatctctaacactattaatggtactctattatgcttacagacaacagcctctgagaggctccacacagcagccgatggaaacagatgcaaagatccACAAGCTCAGGTAGTCTTGAAGAGTTGGGGGGATGACTGAGGGACCCGAAGGGGATAGGGACTCTATTGGAAGACCAAGatagtcaattaacctggacccttgggagcacccagagactgaaccaccaagcaaaaAGCAAGCATGGTCTAGACCTAGGTCTCCCATAtctagcagatgtgtagcttggttttcatgaGGGTTCCCCAATAGCTGTAGTTGGGGCTACCCAtttctctgttgcctgcctgtggatcccattctgTTAACTGCCTGTTCTGGTCTTAGTGGAGAGAATGTAACCAGTCTGCAGTGATTTGGTAAAAAGGGTTtggagggtggggatgaggggtTGTGTAAAGAAGGAAGTCCAAGAGGAATGATGGTGCTGCAATTGGAATATAAAATGAgaggtggtggagggagggagagagggaggaagagagggaggaagaaaggggagaaagagagagagagagagagagagagagagagagagagagagagagaNNNNNNNNNNNNNNNNNaagaagaagaagaagaagaagaagaagaagaagaagaagaagaagaagaagaagaagaagaagaagaagaagaagaagaagaagaagaaatgaaataatctAGGCCGATTGCACATGTTTACTAAGGTGAAAATTCTGTATATATCATGGGAAGTATGGTGTCTTTTAAGACAAAGATTTCTTTACCTTTGTGTATGTACTCAGCAGATGGACACAGTTAATTCACATAAtagtttcatttttcctttttgattaaaatgtttttcatacaatacattctaaTCATGGCTTTCCTATCCTTCAAATCATTCCAGattattccttccttcccacttacCGAAGTTCATACCCTTTGTCTCTCTATTTATAAAAAaagagttaaattaaaaatattaaaaatataaataaaataagatgaatcaATAATTCCCCCTACACACAATgcttaaacaaagaaaaattaagctaAAACTCTACAGAAATACCACTAAGTTTGTTTAGTGTTGGCTAACTATTCCTAGGAATGTTGgaaattcttgttttattttataatgtctcTGTAAACATGGACTGTTAGCTTCCTCTAACATACTCCCACATACTCATTTTATTTCCCTCTCTTGGTAATAGTTATTTTAACAGTTATAATTTGGTATATAATGTTGGTTTTATATTGAGTTTCTTTATGATTTATGCTGCTGAATTTTTACCATATGCCTGTGGCCATGTAAATTCTTAGAACAGATtggatactgaacatttcttgTAAGTATTGTCTGTATGTATTTCCTTAATATTTACAGGCTATCTAGTTATTCTGCTGAATTTACTTTTCTGTGAATATACTTGAATTTGGTGAGATTGCATAGGCTacattattgctttttttttttttgcctatgcCTTTAAGATTACACTTTTAAAAGTTCAGAAAAATATCACTAAGCATATTCTGATATAGTGAACTAACAAGTGTACTCACTGAAACTTACCTAATAAAATGAAGCTAAATGCCCAAACCAAATTTTCACTCTGATATGTCAAGGTGTTTATtaagaaggaagagaacagaggagTGTGGAAACTGCAATGTTTCAGTATGTGAAGGGATAAATAATCCTTGGCACACTGACACAAAGGAATGTTCTTTAATTAGAAGGTGAAATGAGTCAAATCACAGAAATATGCAGAGGAAgctcaaggtaaaaaaaaaaaatgtcaatttgAAAATTGTAGAAATATATTGCATGATTCTAAATATATGGCCTCCAGAAGCAGTGAACTGTGGTGCTTAAAATTTTTCATGGGTACTGGGGTTTGAgtgtagaaaataataaatgatatgcaggatatttgttTAGAGCAGTATATTATTTGTTTTGGATCCTTATCAACACCTAAAAAATTATAGCATCTAAGTATTCACAATTTAATTATGGACTTTGGATAATAATTGGTGTATCAAAATTAGTCTGTATCTTACAAGATGGGCTCCATTCTGGTGCAACTAGTTCATACGAATGCATTATGAGTCAAATGAGGTTAACAGGTCTATACTGTACTTTCTACTCATCCTTACtgtgaaaacaaaaaatattgttAGTGTATACTTTTGAAAAATGCATACCAtgtatggtagcacatgcttgaTATCCTAGTTCCTGTTGTGTACAGACATGAAGAGTGCAAAAactagaccagcctgagctacatacccaGACACTGACtaaacaaatacatgcatatgtaaataaataacaccaAGAAGATAGGtcaaaataaatagcaaatgcTACCTATATAAGGAACAAATAGCTAAACCAGTTTTCTGAGTGGTTATATATGGATGTGTTCATATGTGGAGAAGGTTGAGAAGGTCAAAGCTGTAAAGTAGCCTGTGTATTtatgagatgagagagaaaacTGTTGTGTGATTTTCCTTGaaacaatgtaaaaagaaaacaattgttcATTCAAAATGCTGCACTGACAAAAGACAAGAGACTTTATTCTCCTCATGACCAGTGTGAGGAAAAAGTAGGGTATTTACACTTATAGGAGcaagtattttaaaagacatgGGTGATTCAAGGGCAGTTGCTTCATTGAAATGCTCACTCCAAAATGAGAAATGACTCACCAAGACTATTTAGCTGAATCTTCCTGAACAACTTCCCTAAAGAGAGCTTCCCCTACCCAGAAATATGTTGCTACTCATATAACCTCAAGGAAGGCTTGGTGAGTCTTATAACTTTCCTGAACATTCTGAGATGTGTAGGTTTTGTTAGCTTACTGTGTTTCCCAGTTTTCTCCAGGAGGAAGTACCTTAGCACACAaaagacatttacattatttctacTCCCTGAATTCAGAAAGAATATGAGTCAGGAGGATGTATCATTGCAGACAAAAAGGGAAACATCTTTTACATGTGTGGACGTGGTTAGTCATTTTGTCCCTGAATGACTTTATTATATCATGTATAGTGCAAAGTTCTGTGGCAGAGCAGCTACATTATCCCCTAATGTAACTATAAAGTTGCTAttattcttttgtatatatgAACCTTTCACTTTCTGATGTATTGACAAAGAGTGTAACAGACCTACAACTTGATAATGAAATATTATCCATCATGAAGATACTCTTAAATAAGGGAAGAATTTCCTGATCTCCTAAACTTTTACTTAAGTATAGAGTAGAAGCTCTTTTGGGAGGTGGatcgagagagagaaagaaagggggaggaagagggggagggggaaggggaggggcggTAGTTCCCNNNNNNNNNNNNNNNNNNNNNNNNNNNNNNNNNNNNNNNNNNNNNNNNNNNNNNNNNNNNNNNNNNNNgggagagggagagggagagggagagggagagggagagggagagggagggaaaaatgaATTTTGAGAGATTCCTGGACTTACAATGTACAAGGTTACACTCAGGTGTATTTAGATACACACCACTATTGAAATATTTTGGCGGGGTTTATGCCTCACTCACTCTAGCCTGCATAGCtcctgaataaaagacacagaaacctggAACTTTAATTAACAAGATGTAAGCCTAcactgggcaggttctgagcttTTCAAACCTACATCCTAGCCACAGGCCCTGAGTTACTTGCTGTTAGAATCTTGACAGCCTTGTTCATCTCCATGTGTATCCTCAGAGTGAGCTTCTCTTTGCCATGTGCTCACGGTCTATCATACATCATGGtgaccttctcttttcttcctccttctcccttatGATCTTTCCTGAGATTGCCTCAATCAATTCTAAGTTGGGCTTTCCTATCCTCTTTGCCCACTCTTAAGGTCCAGCCTTATGTTAACCACCAGGGACTACTGGGTAGCATTCTTCACAGCACATTGGTTGATACAGTGCCCCAAGATCAGATTGCCATCTGGACAGGAGAACAGAACTCAGattctgaatacacagtgcacaaaactaACCCCAACATACCACCTCAAATagctatcatttatctattagaAGTACATTCAAAATCCTTCCTCCAGGCaagtttgaaaattataaaattaaactaaaataaaactagataaaaaatgagaatattttaattttcataacttTTAATCATTAGAATTGGAAGTTTTTGAATCTGACTTTGATTCCTTACAGAAGAAAACCTTTCAGAAGTTTGAGAGACTAACTACCAAAACTCCATGTTTTGTTTCATGCATATGTAACCTCTAAAAAGCCCCTAAATGAAAcagtaatttttaatatattcataaagaATTCATCTCCTTCAGGACAAAAAGCAAGCTTATCTCCTGGGAATTATTTTGTCTCTCTGTTGAGAAATTATGGATTTCCTTCCTGTTCAATAGTGTGTGGAATTAGCCTTGGGATTTGAGAGATCAATTGAAGCCTTGAGTAACTTCTAATCTGTAGTTACACAAAACAAATGCTGGTTGAATGTTGGAGGGGATGccactttgttttgtctttttccattAGGTTTTCAAGCTGTTTGTACCCAatgcaaattttataattaaaattaatcatctttttctttcttctttagtaaATCCAGACTTAAAAAACTATACTCTGGACACACACTAGACTTTCTTCAATCTTTATGAGTATGAGGTTTTaccctaaatatttttaaaagaatatttagatCCAAAAATTTAGTCATAACTAATAATAAATCCACCACCCCATAAAAGACCCTTCAAAGAATATTATCTAAATAAATTAGGACTCTTAAGTACACTCATTtagtcagtaaaaaaaaaattactcaggaCATCTATGTATATGATAAAACCTGAGTTGTTGAAGCACTATGACACTATGATGAATAAGCTAATACAGTCCCTTGGCCTTCAGTACCTGCAGGTAATTACTGGTGAATCTGTTCAAAGTTCTGCTGACAAAAGtgattttagttctttttgtGCTTAGGAAACTGAAGTATTCTAAGATTcattgttttatagttttgttaTGGAAACAGACATACTCAATACTTGTGTTAAAACTATGTATATTAGATGCTAATCCATTGCAATCCTCCCTCATAGTTATGAAGAACATCTTAtgattatgtattattttacctTGTTGATTATTAAAAATACCATTATTTGTTTCTATTGGTAGTCTCAGTTTTTATCTTAAATGTGATATCAATTCTATGGTCTTTAAAACATATCTTGGACCACCCCAATGGGTAAGGTTTTATATGAAGGAGAGAAATAAGCCTCCCAAGACTAACAAGGGCAATGAAGGGGGTAGATTAAATACTTATGGTCATTTCACTATCTCCCAATATAGGCCTTATCTAAACTTATTTCTGACATTCGGCTTTTTTTCTCCCTGCAATGACCTCATTCACATGACTTAACTTAAGGAATTACTTTTATTAGAGGAAATATCACTGATTATATCAGTAGATGTGACTACTGCCAACACTAAGGAGCCTCAAGCATTAGTCAAGGGCAATTTGAGATATAGGCAGATCTTGTCTGAAAgcaacttttaattttattttgtagataCAACCAATTTTACTACAATCACCACCCTCATATTCTGTTAGTAAGCTTCTGATGTTTGAAAAATGCTACATTAATTGCTTTGAACAGAGCATGCTTCCATCTATTAAGGAGTCTgcaatttagaaggaaaaaatcAGTAAAAGTTGCTCATAGAAAATTCAGTGCACTGTAGTGAGTTCTACAAATAGGAAGAAGCCCATGAGGATTCTGGGAGAAGGATCCAAATATATTAATGGGAAACATTGGAGGCTTCTTGAAGAAGATAATATGTGTAGAGACCTGCATGAAGCAAAACCTTATCTAATTATATAGATGGTTTGTTAGGAAGATGAGAATTCCTTATAGGTATCTTCATGTGTCTGTCCATGCATTCCAAACAATAATTTATTAAGTTCACTGTTTTTATATTAAGAATAGCATATCCTCATTAACATATCCTCATAATGCAGTTTCTGCAAGTATCTTAATATTTTTTCAATACTGTCATTTTTCCTGTGTTACAAAATCTGTAAATATGATTTTATCTTCTTCATTCTTGTTTCCATGTgagccttcctccctccctccctccctccctccttccctccttccctccttccctttcttctcttctcttctcttctcttctcttctcttctcttctcttctcttctcttctcttctcttctcttctcttgctgtctctctcttctctctctgtctctctctgtctccctccctccttccctccctccttccctccctcccttccttttttccttccttccttccttccttccttccttccttccttccttccttcctttcttccttctttgtttgtttgtttttaatacatctTGACCAACATTTACCTTAAAAGAGCTATGTAGTAGTATAAATGATAAGGATAAAACTATAGAGCAACAAACaatacaataaaagagaaaataagaatatatttggAACTCTCAATGACACTTAGGTTCTGTCtgttgaatgctggaattaaggtCCATACCTGGACTTTCTTcacctggaacttactctgtccCAAACTATCCTTGATAACAGAGATatgcttggctttatctcctgggattaagggtgtgtgccaccatgcctgggtctaGGTTTTTCATGGCCATTGTTTTTCAAGATCCAATTCAAAAACCTAgccttcctgcctcagtatctggatcacaagtgtgccctctatttttctattatagttcattccagattaaaaaatacaaataattccTTGATCaaattcaaacacaaacaaaaaaactgggtGCAATCTTACCCCGAGATCATCACTCCCTTAatcttcttatctccttgaacacaggattcagttccatttcacttcctggtccCCCTTTACTAATACTTGAACTATacaatttggatttttttttttcttttaatactgcTATGCTTAATCAAAATGCTCACCATGAGACTAAACCAGAGTACacagtctctgctgggctttttgaGTTTTCCTTTGTCAATACACTTGATATAAAGCTCTTTACTTTAACCTCAGAcatttcagacaagggcaaaaaacaGCTACATTCTTCACAAAAACAGATCTGgaccacatattgaaattcttctccacttaAACTTCTTGGGCAAGGTCTGCCCAGTTCAAATCAATCTCAGCACGATGTCTTCCAAATTCCTACTAGAATatcccattaagccccatttagaGCATTCCACTGCTTTACAAACCCAAGCCAGAGCAAATCCTAGAATAGggattcttccaaacaaaagtatggtcaggccaggcggtggtggcgcacgcctttagtcccagcacttgggaggcagaggcagacggatttcggagttcgaggccagcctggtctacagagtgatttccaggacagccagggctatacagagaaaccctgtctcggaaaaaaaaaaaaaaaagaaagaaagaaagaaaaaaaaaaaaagtatggtcaggcttatcacagcaataccccaggcCCTGGTACCAAcgtcttagttagtgttttactgctgcgaacagaAACCATGAGACTCCTATAAAGACAACATAtagttggcttacaggttcagaggttcagtccattataagGTGTGAGGATGGCAGTGTCCAAGCACACATGCTACAGGAGTAGCTGAGATTCCCTACCTCTTTATTTGGAAGCAGCTAGGAAAAGACAGGCTCATACATGGTAAGTAGGAGGAGTCCAGCAGACATGAATGGACTGGGGTACATAAAGGgtagctggaaatgaaaaaggaaagaaatgaaaaatgaagcaaaaacaaaGTTTCCTACCAAGGCTCCTATTTAGCAGTGCATTTACATAGGGAGAggccacagacccatcctttgtttcagctggattatgttgcaaggCAAGCCCAGCAGGTAGTCTACTCTTGTAGGAAATTACAGGTAGGGTAAGGAGGAAGACTCTACCTTGGTTGTTAAGGTTCTTTTGTGACAAACACctaaggtctatttagcctgtTCAAGGCTGGTGGAAGGGTACAAGGTTTCATTACCCACATTCACATTAAtacacttcctgcaacaaggccataccccaGCACAATCACATCTGCTAATTGTGCCACTTCCTGGACCAAAGATATTCAACCTACTGTACATGGGTGAAGGCAGCACATACAAGACCTGAGCAAACCCAAGCCAGAGCAAATCCTAGAATAGGGAAGATAGTTTAACACAAACTTATACCCTTATATggaactattattattttttaatgttaatgtaagaccccaactcaatgt contains:
- the LOC110327759 gene encoding olfactory receptor 145-like — translated: MNTKNISFITEFILVGLTEYTETHFPFFFFFLGIYAITVAGNLGLLTLIGMNSPLHTPMYYFLFNLSFIDLCYSTVITPKLLVNFVSERNTISYEGCMTQLYFFCFFVSAECYMLTVMAYDRYVAICKPLLYTVTMSPQVCSLLTLIVYVGAFIGAWAHTGCMMRLTFCKDNTINHYMCDILPLLELSCSNTYINELVVFIVVGLDVGVPSITIIVSYTFILSSILHIQSTEGRSKAFSTCSSHIIVVSVFFGSGAFMYLHPSSALSMDQGKVSTVFYTIVVPMLNPLIYSFRNKEVKIALRKTLSIKIFS